The Corynebacterium tuberculostearicum genome window below encodes:
- a CDS encoding helix-turn-helix domain-containing protein — translation MNTSTAVLEHSVNGATAPAAPATARTPEPLLREALGLTLRAFRADKGVTLRELAGVARVSPGYLSELERGRKEVSSELLASVCHALDCSVSDVLIEAAGYMALPSMDEELAHTAPAASEL, via the coding sequence ATGAACACTTCTACTGCAGTCCTCGAACACTCGGTAAACGGCGCTACTGCACCAGCGGCGCCCGCCACTGCTCGTACCCCTGAGCCGCTTTTGCGGGAGGCTCTTGGGTTGACGCTGCGCGCCTTCCGCGCGGACAAGGGAGTGACCCTGCGCGAATTAGCCGGGGTGGCCCGCGTGTCGCCGGGTTACCTTTCAGAGCTCGAACGCGGTCGCAAGGAGGTCTCCTCTGAGCTCCTTGCGTCTGTGTGCCACGCGCTAGATTGCTCGGTCTCTGACGTATTGATTGAAGCAGCCGGTTACATGGCCCTGCCCTCCATGGATGAGGAGCTAGCCCATACGGCACCTGCCGCATCAGAGCTTTAG
- a CDS encoding CinA family protein: protein MSTMAARLVSELTERGETLSFCESLTAGLASATVASVPGASAVLRGGLITYATEVKSHFLHQPVADIEAAGVVSGETALAMARAAVAETAADWGIGLTGVAGPDLQEGKPAGTVYLGIYSPGRVAFSQLLSGLGKERNEIREATVAAALRLLCATVEENPALREQ from the coding sequence ATGAGCACCATGGCGGCCCGCCTCGTATCCGAGCTCACCGAGCGCGGCGAGACCTTGTCCTTTTGTGAGTCACTTACTGCTGGGTTGGCCAGCGCCACGGTGGCTTCTGTCCCTGGAGCTTCGGCTGTATTGCGCGGAGGGCTTATAACGTATGCCACCGAGGTGAAATCCCATTTTTTGCACCAACCGGTAGCCGATATCGAAGCAGCCGGAGTGGTTTCTGGGGAGACCGCCCTTGCAATGGCCCGCGCGGCAGTGGCAGAAACCGCTGCGGACTGGGGGATAGGCCTTACCGGAGTGGCAGGACCAGACCTACAAGAAGGCAAGCCGGCGGGCACCGTATATCTCGGCATCTATTCTCCTGGTAGAGTCGCTTTCTCCCAGCTGCTATCCGGATTGGGCAAGGAGCGCAACGAAATTAGAGAGGCCACGGTCGCAGCCGCCTTGCGTCTACTGTGCGCAACTGTGGAAGAAAATCCGGCACTGCGGGAACAATAG